The following proteins are co-located in the Eublepharis macularius isolate TG4126 chromosome 5, MPM_Emac_v1.0, whole genome shotgun sequence genome:
- the LOC129330273 gene encoding vomeronasal type-2 receptor 26-like, with the protein MKLDSRQADATKEKLHSEATVAVQMLRLLVLLLLLPCIAHKADTMKCTMEEVPIPHEWYQPGDILIGGITSQVIYHFHELSFEDFSQELFDVPHMVTKFYQHSLALAFAVNEINTDPTILRNVTLGFHIYDSYYDDKMTYRTTLDLLFKSHRYVPNYECDTQKNLMAVIGGLSSDISFHMAAILGHYKIPQLTYGSFSPADGDKTKSSFFYHMVPNETYQYSGLVWILQHFRWTWVGLFIVSDDSGEHFMQAMEPLLSQYGICLAFVERILNRAHWQDLFDIVTFVSDSYRPFLNSKATTFILYGESRTVVALITFMFLGNLKLNENTSLRRVWIMTAQADFALTGFQKTWGLEFFQGAIFFSIHSQELLQFQTFLRNIKPYRTQGDGFLKDFWEQAFDCTFPNSQEMSMVEGACTGEEKLDSLPGPVFEMHMTGHSYSIYNAAYAIGHALHVMYSSKFILRTMAGSKRNSIQSLQPWQLHPVLQGISFNNSVRETVYFNDNMEMGGGFDVMNLVTFPNKSFHRLKVGKVDPDASEGKKMIIYEDMIVLPISVCNDYCQPGYQKKKKEGEKFCCYDCTPCPAGKIANCTDMEDCIKCPEDQYPSKNQDQCLLKTISFLSYREPLGTTLMTVAVSFSLITVLVLGIFIKHRDTPIVKANNSDITYVLLLSLLLCFVSSLLFLGQPRKVICFVRQSAFGIIFSVAVSSVLAKTVTVVVAFMAVKPGSSMRKWVGKRPANSIILLFSLIQASICTVWLAASPPFPNLDMQSLKREIVAECNEGSSIMFYSVLGYLGLLSFISLTVAFLARKLPDSFNEAKFITFSMLIFCSVWLCFVPTYLSTKGKYMVAVEIFSILASSAGLLGCIFSPKCYIIVFRPELNKREQTIGRMK; encoded by the exons ATGAAGCTGGATTCAAGACAGGCTGATGCTACAAAGGAGAAGTTGCATTCAGAGGCAACGGTTGCAGTCCAGATGTTGAGGCTGCtggtgttgctgctgcttctgccatGCATTGCCCACAAAGCAGATACAATGAAGTGCACAATGGAGGAGGTTCCTATTCCACATGAATGGTACCAGCCAGGggacatcctcattggtgggatTACTTCTCAGGTCATATATCATTTTCATGAACTGTCCTTTGAAGATTTTTCTCAGGAGTTGTTTGATGTTCCACA catggtgACAAAGTTTTATCAGCACTCCCTGGCCTTGGCATTTGCTGTCAATGAGATCAACACGGATCCCACAATCTTGCGCAATGTCACTCTTGGTTTCCACATCTATGACAGCTACTATGATGATAAGATGACCTACCGTACCACTCTGGATCTGCTCTTTAAATCACATAGATATGTTCCCAATTATGAATGCGACACCCAGAAAAACCTAATGGCCGTCATAGGGGGACTTAGTTCTGATATCTCtttccacatggcagccattctaGGTCactacaagattccacag CTCACATATGGGTCATTTTCCCCAGCGGATGGAGACAAAACAAAGTCCTCTTTCTTTTACCACATGGTTCCCAATGAAACCTACCAGTACTCGGGGCTTGTCTGGATACTTCAGCATTTCAGATGGACATGGGTTGGGCTGTTCATTGTGAGCGATGATAGCGGAGAACATTTCATGCAGGCAATGGAGCCACTGCTTTCCCAATATGGGATTTGTTTGGCCTTCGTGGAAAGAATCCTAAACCGAGCCCACTGGCAGGACTTATTTGACATTGTTACTTTCGTTTCAGATAGTTACCGACCTTTTCTAAATAGCAAAGCCACTACATTTATCCTCTATGGAGAATCTAGGACTGTTGTAGCACTGATAACTTTTATGTTTCTAGGTAATCTCAAATTAAATGAAAATACTTCATTGAGAAGGGTGTGGATTATGACAGCCCAGGCTGATTTTGCATTAACAGGCTTCCAAAAGACCTGGGGTCTGGAATTCTTCCAGGGTGCCATTTTCTTCTCAATTCATTCACAAGAGCTTCTACAGTTCCAGACATTCCTTAGAAACATAAAGCCTTATAGGACACAAGGAGATGGATTTCTCAAGGATTTCTGGGAGCAAGCATTTGACTGCACATTTCCAAATTCCCAAGAAATGTCCATGGTTGAAGGAGCATGTACAGGGGAGGAGAAGCTGGATAGCCTCCCTGGGCCTGTTTTTGAAATGCacatgactggccacagctacagCATCTACAATGCTGCCTATGCCATAGGACACGCCCTGCATGTTATGTACTCATCTAAATTTATCCTTAGAACCATGGCAGGTAGCAAAAGAAATAGCATTCAAAGTCTCCAGCCATGGCAG CTCCACCCTGTTCTTCAAGGCATTTCATTTAACAATTCAGTCAGAGAAACAGTGTATTTTAATGATAATATGGAAATGGGAGGTGGATTTGATGTCATGAACTTGGTCACATTCCCAAACAAGTCCTTCCATAGGCTGAAAGTTGGAAAGGTGGACCCTGATGCTTcggaaggaaaaaaaatgatcATCTATGAGGATATGATA GTACTGCCCATTTCTGTGTGCAATGACTACTGCCAGCCTGGTtatcagaagaaaaagaaagaaggggagaaattttGCTGCTACGATTGTACTCCATGCCCAGCAGGGAAGATTGCAAATTGCACGG ATATGGAGGACTGTATCAAATGCCCAGAAGATCAGTATCCAAGCAAGAATCAAGACCAATGTCTTCTGAAGACAATCAGTTTTCTATCCTATAGAGAACCCTTAGGGACCACATTAATGACAGTTGcagtttcattttccctaatCACTGTGTTGGTGCTGGGAATTTTTATTAAGCACAGAGATACtcccatagtcaaagccaacaacagtGATATAACCTATGttcttcttctctccctcttGCTATGCTTTGTTTCTTCTTTACTCTTCCTCGGACAACCTAGGAAGGTGATCTGCTTTGTCCGACAATCTGCATTTGGAATCATTTTTTCAGTGGCTGTTTCTTCTGTGTTGGCCAAAACTGTCACTGTGGTTGTAGCTTTCATGGCCGTCAAACCAGGGTCCAGcatgaggaaatgggtggggaaaagaccAGCCAACTCCATTATCCTTCTTTTCTCCCTGATTCAAGCAAGCATTTGTACCGTGTGGTTAGCAGCCTCTCCCCCATTCCCAAATTTAGACATGCAGTCCCTGAAGAGAGAGATAGTAGCAGAATGTAATGAAGGGTCTTCCATCATGTTTTACAGTGTTTTGGGCTACTTGGGACTTCTGTCTTTCATCAGCttgactgtggctttcctagccaggaaaTTGCCCGACAGTTTTAacgaagccaagttcatcaccttcagcatgttgatcttttgcagtgtttggttgtgttttgttccaacctatctgagcaccaaagggaaatacatggtagctgtggagatcttctctatCTTGGCTTCCAGTGCTGGGCTACTGGGTTGTATCTTTTCCCCTAAGTGCTACATTATTGTTTTCAGGCCTGAGTTGAACAAAAGGGAACAGACAATAGGAAGAATGAAGTAA